The Tolypothrix sp. PCC 7712 region AGGGAAAAGGATTGAATTCACCCTTACCCTTTTCCCATTACCCTTTTCCCAAATCATGAGGGAAATGCAAAATACTTATCCGAACCGCATTGAACACACACAAGTATATTTACTCAAGTGATGAGCGATCGCTATTTAGTTAAACACCTGCAAAAAATTTTATTTTTTCTAAAAAAAAATTCCCCCTAAGTAGCAAAAACCGCATTATAATAATTTTTTACAATCACCTTTAATAGTTAATACTCAATTGCGATCGCTAGTATGCTTTGAAATTGTAGAAATATGCCTTTTGATTGTAGACGGCTTGCGTGCAACTTATACAATCCAAACAAAAACCTCAATGACTATGACTAGCATTTAAGGGACTTCCAAATAAAAAAATATCCCAGTATTTATTGTGGGGTGGACATCTTGTCCGCCCAGATTATGTGGCGGGCAAGATGCCCGCCCCACAAGATGGAATAATTTATTTCTTGGAAATCCCTAATGCAATTTTTTTTGATAGGTAAACCAGCTCGTAGTCAGCACTTTACGTCTAGCTGCGAACTCATCAATATGGATTACCTAGAGCATTAATTAACCAGATACTAAGTACAAGAACTTCAAGTTTTTGTAAAAACTTGAAGCAGAATCTTGAAGGCTAAATTATTAACCCGGAATCCGGGTTTATTGTCATGTAGTTTTGAGTAAATAAGAAAACTAATATTATCAGGAAAAATTTTATGGCACTAGAACAGGTTAAAGCATTTTATGACCTATTAATGTCAGAACCAGCAATTTACGATCAATACCAAAACAAGTGCTGTAGCCGAGGATTTTTTGGCAGTTGTCATTGGGATAAAAGTAAAATTGTGAGATTTGCAGCGACTCACGGTTACAACTTCAATGAAAACGAGCTAGACCAAGTATGGTTTGAAACAGAGTCTAATTATGCTGATGATTCTTTGAATTTAGCCTAGTCGGGAACTTTTTTCTTAAATTTAAATCTGCTACCTGCTTGCACAGGCGAACTGGTTTTGTTTGTTTATAGCGTAGAAGAATATTGTGTGGAAAATAAGAATTGGTAGAAGACGCTTTCTTCTATCTAGAAAGCGTCTTGCAATGAAATTACCTTAAAAGGACGAACCAGCCTGCTTTAAAAACTCTATTTCCTCTGGAGTTGAAGGTCGTCCTAAAATACTATTGCGATGGGGAAACCGCCCAAAGCGCTCAATTATTTCCATGTGGCGAAAGGCATACTTAATAGCACCAGCACTCTCAGGATCGTGACTAATTTGCTGAAATAGCTTCACACAACGGCGCTGATCCTCTAAATTCTCACTATGCTCAAAGGGTAAATAGATAAACCAGCGTTGTACAGGCAAAAATTCGCGATCGTACTGTCTCGCCACCGCTTGCTGTGCTGCTGAAAGCGCTTCCCAATCAGTAGCAAAAGCTTCGGGAGTACCGCGAAACATATTCCGGGGAAATTGATCTAGCAGCAAAATCAAAGCTAAACAAGTTTCTGGTAAATCTACCCAATCATCTAAATATCCCGCAGCTGCTTTTTGGTAATCTTTCAGAAAACGGTTGGTCATTTCCCGATCAAAATCTGGTGTTTTGCTAAACCAAAAAGTCTGAGGTTTGCCATAACCAGGTTCATCAGGATGACCAAACCAGAATTCCAAAATAGCTTTTGCCTGTGACATTGCTGTTATTGACCTTTACAAAGCACTTGCCGCATTTTACGCATATTAGCAGGTAATTCAAAGTTCATTGCTTGTTGGATAATAATTGAAGGAATCAAGAGATTGGGAGTGGCTTGCACATTATAAGCAAGCAATGTGCCATTTCCGCAATCTTGTAACTCTAAATTAGCTTTAAAGTCTTCAAACGTTCCTTTTTCCATCCGAAACTGAATTTGCTGTCCCAAAACTTCCACAACATTCAGATAAATTTCTACCTGTGCTGTGAAAAATAAGAAAGCTTTTTGTGCAGCTTGGTACAGACGCTTAACTTCTCCTTTAGACACAACCTCACTTTTAGTAATGTCAGGAAAATAATGTACCCAACGGGGGTAGTCAGTTAATTGTTGCCAAACCTGCGATCGCACTAGTGGAACATACATCCAAGCAGTGACAGCACCACCCCACGCGGTGTGCGATTCCGTTTTTACCAAGATTTCACCCTGTATGAGCAATTTTTGCTCGTTTTGACTCCAAGGCATATCTGAACCTTTAATAGTTGAGTCTGAAATTTGAGACGCAGACATATTTCCTACCTTGACTCCTCAACTTATCCACATATATTTGAACTGCAAACCTACAAACTGGATCGAGTTCAACCCCTTAAATTCTAGTTGCAGTTCAACAGATCTATTTTCCGGAAATAGTGATTTCTCAGTAAATTTTTAGTGAATATACTGAGAGAATATGTATTTTAGATGAAGCAAATTTAAATAAAATATTGAAACGCTTTTACGCGAGTCACACTATTAAGTAAAAAAGGAAATTTATAAAGGATAGAATGGCACAAAGATTATCAAATATGCAAGTTACTTTCAAAAAATATTGATATTCAAGGAAAAATAGATGAGTCAATCTTCTTTAAATCGTAGATTAACCCAAGTTTTCGGTATCCTCTTAGGCATGGGAATAGCCGTATGGTTGCTGAGAGGGTTTGGGGTTCTGACTTTTCTCCCTGGTGGCATTATTTGGCTGTTATTTCTAGCAGCGATCGCAGTTGCAATTCTCAGTTACGTGCAAAAAACTTGGTGGCGGTTTTAGGGGATTGGGGAATGAGGGAGAAAAGGGGGAAAGGGGAGAAATTCCCATTACCAATTACCAATTACCTATTACCCAAAGACAAATGATAAACCCCCTCCCCAGTTAGTGATGGATGGTAGGAAGCCTATGGTAAAGTGCAGCA contains the following coding sequences:
- a CDS encoding DUF924 family protein: MSQAKAILEFWFGHPDEPGYGKPQTFWFSKTPDFDREMTNRFLKDYQKAAAGYLDDWVDLPETCLALILLLDQFPRNMFRGTPEAFATDWEALSAAQQAVARQYDREFLPVQRWFIYLPFEHSENLEDQRRCVKLFQQISHDPESAGAIKYAFRHMEIIERFGRFPHRNSILGRPSTPEEIEFLKQAGSSF
- a CDS encoding SRPBCC family protein: MSASQISDSTIKGSDMPWSQNEQKLLIQGEILVKTESHTAWGGAVTAWMYVPLVRSQVWQQLTDYPRWVHYFPDITKSEVVSKGEVKRLYQAAQKAFLFFTAQVEIYLNVVEVLGQQIQFRMEKGTFEDFKANLELQDCGNGTLLAYNVQATPNLLIPSIIIQQAMNFELPANMRKMRQVLCKGQ
- a CDS encoding Nif11-like leader peptide family natural product precursor, whose protein sequence is MALEQVKAFYDLLMSEPAIYDQYQNKCCSRGFFGSCHWDKSKIVRFAATHGYNFNENELDQVWFETESNYADDSLNLA